In Ascaphus truei isolate aAscTru1 chromosome 2, aAscTru1.hap1, whole genome shotgun sequence, the genomic stretch aatcctaccaGTACAGCAGTTACAGCAGGTACTCTCTCATCCAGAggtgatggtggaaaaggaagtcccaatgtatgctgggtagcaagatagcctgggaacagaccatctgtgggcagagggggagaaagcagactagcccattctggtgaggatctcagaggctgcagtagcagttcactgattacatgcccagaggcaaaaatgcaacattgttacatatcacacaggcacagtactgtactgctgcggcacagtttattcgagcatttgcccgttctgtgccgcagcagtagcctggcgcgcgcccgagtgtgacgggcgcacgccgaagcagcggaagagcgccctccgatcggggcgctctccctaccgctgccgggtccgccgggtcccccggaaccccctgccgctgtcccgcgatcgcgggacaccagggctccctcggggagcccctggacacgcgtgcagcgggcgcacgctcccgatgacgcgtgaccgcgcgtctatgacgcgcggcacgccgaggggcggccactagcaagccgggagatttcccggcttgcggtaccgaccacacttcaataaagtgtgtcggtagtgtatgtgtgtgcaaactccatgcagctgaaagtaagaactgacaggcagaagctgcaaaggaaagaggggggtgaatcagaaatgcagttcttgttccatgacactccgtctggtatctggagataccactatataacttgaacatgtggaacatatgtgcaatgcataacaaaaataacatcactttctcaaacaatgcaagagtccatgtccacatagcgatgtgacaccggccggtatcactggtatcaaggtcccttggccaaggttctttggcaaaggatgcagggcggatgcacagctccaggtttgctggttgcaccataatgtctttgtgtaaaagtctctggcactgtttccttttagccttgtgagagaacagtctttttgtctctgtagttttacccacagagtgcatccccttgtaggtatgccagtcgtggtagcctgtcgctctatcacctggcgtttggcagaaggagattgcttttggctccttgcggaagcggaacaacactcctggaagactggttgtcgagtctagtccagtaaagagggcgtcgttcagggagactccctggagctgagcgctggggctgaacactacccggatttgatcgggttcctgagggtggtaggcccaagatgattggaggtaccggcattcttcaccttccttcattagaggtgctggctttgcgtggccgatAAGGAATATcatctggatgaaggccacaaagttgtttttggtctctggttccctttgtaggtcgcagaggtgcgaagtgaacctagagatttatttatttataaaatattttaccaggaagtaatacattgagagttacctctcattttcaagtatgtcctggacacagagtaaaacaaatgatacatggttacaaatacagttacataaatgaacagggtacaggcataccccgcattaacgtacgcaatgggaccggagcatgtatgtaaagcgaaaatgtacttaaagtgaagcactacctttttcccacttattgatgcatgtactgtactgcaatcgtcatatacgtgcataactgatgtaaataacacatttgtaacaggttctatagtctccccgcttgcgcacagcttcggtacaggtagggagccggtattgctgttcaggacatgctgacaggcgcatgcgtgaactgccgtttgcctattgggcgacatgtacttactcgcgagtgtacttaaagtgagtgtccttaaagcggggtatgcctgtatacattatatacaagacattgcatgcacagttaaagaaaatatatattatgagcgtatgaaacagttacaaaccaggttaaaatgtgagacagccttagatttgaaagaacttaaactggtggtggatgtgatagtctctggtaggttgttccagttttggggtgcacggaaggagaaggaggaacgtccggatactttgttgagccttgggaccatgaatagtcttttggagtctgatctaaggtgataagtgctgcaagtggtaggggtgaggagcttgttcaggtagctgggtagcttgcccatgaagaatttaaaggcaagacaggaaaggtgatgGCAtattctccattgtttgggaagcgccttcttggtgaacggaatggtagcgggttcgccCAACTGCCAGGTCCGTTTCTGACAAGCTCCTTGACCGTTGACATCAGGAATTCTCCATCTCCCatcaatggtgtttgcttgtcgtcgtcctttgtggtctggaacgctgtgcaccccaAGTctttggtgcattcctcttgcaagagaacgtttccacgtattttggtgatacgcctttgtatctctttgttgactgccctcaggaggttgttctctccttggacatgacgaaaaacagtctcttttgccctagtaaatcctTGTATGAGATGTCTCTGTGATTGGctttttttagacgtgtgagaggacagtctttttgacactgtggcttcacctgtagggcgcgatcttttgcggttatgccagccgtgacagctggctgctttatcgctggatactctgtggagaggaacgactgtacgtcctagccgtgccattgctcgtgAGAGGATCGTCCGCTTgtttgtcttttggacgatccctttgtcggtcacctttgggaggttactttcttccttcagtggagtcgactcgtcatccttggttatctgaaccgctaagcatcttaggccattgtcacatcccccatatgtgaggatgtttttgttgacctcaggggtatgaccttgtcttttttctttacttggcccttctgtcacttggagatggccaagacatggttcagagagataTGTGTGcccacattctgttaccacctTTCTGCgtgcgtcaacatagtcttgtccgtgctctttggcagtgcacgcgttgcccactatcacccatcctaggtctaGTCTTTGGGCACATGGCGCAATGttgggtccgttatgctgtttacggactttatgcaccctcatgatgtccctaccgagcagcagtaagatcttggcgccttgctctaccggcaggatgtagttggctattcctctgaggtgcgggtaatgacgtgccacgtctggtgtgggaatctcgtccctgtttgtagccatgtggttgcactcgataaGTGTGGGAAGGggtatgttcactttgccgtctattgagcatatggtgtagccattcactcttctccctgtagtctccattcgccctgtaaggagaagcgctgtcttgtatgttaaacatgtcgaagaattctgacctgaccagcgatcggttgctctggtcgtcgatgattgcatacatccttttagctctttggggttgtccctctgggtgcactgctaccagacatattttagagcaagatctaccgtcgcttccttctccacatacctctgtgcatttggatgctaccgatgtcgtggggggtgtatctcccacttcttcctccccgccctgctttgtcgaagggttaggggctttgcttgatttgggcttcatagcttccgggtataaagcggctatgtgcctgtcgctatcgcactctgtgcatttgatttcttctttacagtctttgaataaatgagttgtggaagcacaacatttgaaacaagctccccattccgagtaagttctttcgctccaCTATGGGTTTCATTCTAAATCCGACGCACTTGTTAAGCGGATGCAGCCTTTgtgtatagggcattctttgttaaggtcccttggttcctcgtctccggcgaccaactgatcgggagtagtttgggtcgtgggaggcacgttcgTCCTGTgcaccgagatgggtgtttgggtgttaccatatctcgccactggtctctcagtcctcaggctgcttgcactgtgtgtggtttgcgcacctaagatgaaactgggattgttccttgtccttgccgcttcgcggatgaagctcaagaagaatgagaatggggagaaggcgacttgcttctcccttttgtatctggagccttgtgagatccatctttcttggaggttgtagggtagcttctccaggatgggtctcactccacgagctgagtccaagacgttgagacctgttaaggaatggtctttccttgcaaactccagctcttgcagcaggtccccgagctctcgtaacttcgagtaatctttagttgtgatcttggggaagctgtcgactcttttgaagagcaaatcctcgactgcttcggggctaccgtagctctcttctagcctttcccatactaggtcaagacccacttggggttggttcgcgtttgccgcccgaagttttttcgcgtgctccctggattcgttccccaggaacttgaatagcaggttgagctcttccctcgctgagaagtccaagctgttgatagcgtctttgaacgtgaacttccacgtccggtagttctcagggcggtcgtcgaagctgatgagtcctgtttgcaccaggtcacgccggatcatgtacttggctatgtctgtcagacctgacgcatcggcgtgttggtcgcgttctgaggtagttgctgggagggtccgtgcggtcgcctcttctttggcgtggacgcgtgctgactgctggtcaatgtgaggggctgtgttttcccgtatgggtgtacctggatagcgagcctgttgtggtgcatccgtgtgcgcgctggtgtctggatcactgttgcggctgtggctatcccaggcagcatgtaccattgaaggaacagcgtcttctcctcgtggacctagcaagtctttggtgtctgtggagtcactccctccgtgttgagatggtgcgctgctgtttacactgaagaggctccttacgtagtcttcagtgcgttgggctggatcctctgaggctatccgtctgtacggttgctccccgccgtcctgtctcgcggctgcttctaggacttcagcttgggctatggcggcggcgacttccttctcttgatttagggcctctaggttgacgtccacctctgcctttttccgtgcagtggtggcagtggctgcagtggcggtggcagcggctgtctgctcctcctcttctaagcgggccctttctagtttcatgactgcctctttctgagcgtatgcagccctggcacgtgcggcctctgcggtggaccttgatgagtgccttgaCGTGCTGGAGCGCTGCaacgcggtctccaggaggagctcttttctatcGCTTTGGGTGTCTGCGATGGCGGTCTGCATGATGCCATCGCGCTCCAGGTCAATCGCCTTTCGCAGGTCGCGTTCCCGCGTgctgtcttctgtgttagttcttgtcagataggtgaaatatgcctgtgacagcgttACGTAACGTCTATGGCTTGACTTAATCTTAGTAATAGCTTGTTTGATCTGGGTTTCTTGATCGCTAGCACTTGCGACATTACTTATTTCACGATCAGTGTTCTCCCAGGAATCTCTAATTTTTCGCCGTGTACGTCAATGTCAGCttcatatttttcgcggcccttttgtgtcagtatgactgtccgtttgggccttgcgtatgcctgcgcctgttgcggttgcgcggcggtctctgtgtctgagtggtcactctcctgcgtgatatctggtgaggctctgagttctgccatgctgtaggtgtgtgtaggcctttagccagtgcgtgtggcgtgcggtcttttacctgtgtcagcgatgggcgactgtctcagatgaagccgagcggtgtcctgcagcgttcagcgtaggggtagctgtactcacaggtgtccggtggctctgccGGTGTCCTAGCAGGTGTCCGGTGGCATAGCCCGtggtggcgctggccgtgggggtgtgcgcagggtaaggtgagatggtagctcctcactatgggttcgtgcagggggtgaactcagacagagaaaggcaatcaggtattgtgtaagaagcactgtctgtctgcaaggctgctgccttgtgtgcagggttgATGCTGGCTGTGTCCATTGTGAATCTGCTTGCTTATCTGAAAGGCTGCAGGCtgcgtgcagtttgctgtataaagcttgctgccctgtctggccgTGTAAAGCTGTTGCTGTTTGAAAGGCTGCTTTGTGTAACCATAAAGtctagagtagcagctcctgtaagtgtctgtaaggcccACGgtatccttttcactattctggaggccagggtcatatgtaagatgatttagcccaggtagcttcaactcggccctcttttcaaagcacaacaagttctgtttcttttctttactttatttggggaaagtagcataaaagacaggcacttgtgaggagatgttggtgtttaaatagtgtctctctgtgggtgccttgtagttaagggcaggtgaaaagggtaatcctaccaGTACAGCAGTTACAGCAGGTACTCTCACATCCAGAggtgatggtggaaaaggaagtcccaatgtatgctgggtagcaagatagcctggggacagaccatctgtgggcagagcagagggggagaaagcagactagcccattctggtgaggatctcagaggcggcagtagcagttcactgattacatgcccagaggcaagaatgcaccattgttacatatcacacaggcacagtactatatgtgtgtgcaaactccatgcagctgaaagtaagaactgacaggcagaagctgcaaaggaaagaggggggtgaatcagaaatgcagttcttgttccatgacaatttcacctcctctgatattggtataatataatacaatacttCTTGTAAAGAAATACATACTAGCCCTGTATTATCTTCAGCAGGTAAGCAGATAACATAAGAAAACAAGATTAGTTTGGGTGTTTGACTCACATAATGGCAAAATAACCAGATATTCCCTCCTTGCAGATTTCAAAGACACCAACATATCTCCTCTACTCACTTAACAAGCGtggatccatgctggcagtgggcagttctgctctggaggtgctggcagtgggcagtgctgctctggaggtgctggcagtgggcagtgctgctctggaggtgacATGTTAACATCCCTTTATCTGCACAAAGGTAAAAAGGTACTCACCAGAGATaggaaatggaacagtttcattctttattggggtcagatgttcctcagtgttcggttcttctttctccgacttaatctctaaactctccagtacaaccactgggaaacctggcaataagaaaaggaaaatccatcatgtaaagctgggagtggcgGTGCTTCTTGTGATTTCACTtcctctgatattggtataatataatacctcttgtaaagaaatccattactagcccttctggcaaaaaaaaattacaaaagagtTGAAGATATATTATCTTCTTACCTGTTGGTGGTTCTATAAGAAAACAAGATTATTTGGCAGTTACGCGAGTCAAACATCCAAACCAATCAGATATTCCCTCCTTGCAGATTTCAAAGACACTAAAATATCTCCTTTACTCACTTAACAAGTGtggatccatgctggcagtgggcagtgctgctctggaggtgatggcgatgggcagtgctgctctggaggtgctagCAGtaggcagtgctgctctggaggtgctggcagtgggcagtgctgctctggaggtgctg encodes the following:
- the LOC142488412 gene encoding uncharacterized protein LOC142488412; amino-acid sequence: MQTAIADTQSDRKELLLETALQRSSTSRHSSRSTAEAARARAAYAQKEAVMKLERARLEEEEQTAAATATAATATTARKKAEVDVNLEALNQEKEVAAAIAQAEVLEAAARQDGGEQPYRRIASEDPAQRTEDYVRSLFSVNSSAPSQHGGSDSTDTKDLLGPRGEDAVPSMVHAAWDSHSRNSDPDTSAHTDAPQQARYPGTPIRENTAPHIDQQSARVHAKEEATARTLPATTSERDQHADASGLTDIAKYMIRRDLVQTGLISFDDRPENYRTWKFTFKDAINSLDFSAREELNLLFKFLGNESREHAKKLRAANANQPQVGLDLVWERLEESYGSPEAVEDLLFKRVDSFPKITTKDYSKLRELGDLLQELEFARKDHSLTGLNVLDSARGVRPILEKLPYNLQERWISQGSRYKREKQVAFSPFSFFLSFIREAARTRNNPSFILGAQTTHSASSLRTERPVARYGNTQTPISVHRTNVPPTTQTTPDQLVAGDEEPRDLNKECPIHKGCIRLTSASDLE